Proteins from a genomic interval of Neisseria arctica:
- the lpxK gene encoding tetraacyldisaccharide 4'-kinase, with translation MPKLHQIIEHHWQNPRLWLGLLLWPLSRIFTALSSVRRYLYRIGRLKSEALPVPVVVVGNIHAGGTGKTPVTAALVSGLQAQGVKVGIISRGYGRTGKGIHVLSPQSRAADAGDEPLMLYRQTGAPTAVGSSRVEAGRALLAAYPEIELVIADDGLQHYALRRDVEIAVFPAADIGRADLDLLPNGALREPFSRVQQADAVVVSGGNGLNGKEYFPAGMPLFGSRIESGRIYRLNRPDILLETGRLNNMRIAAVAGIAKPERFFRSLQAMGIELVEARVFPDHAALTSADLPKADMVIITEKDAVKLADLHADNVWVLPVCAIIEPDLAAWLVGRLNLNTKKEA, from the coding sequence ATGCCCAAATTACATCAGATTATCGAACATCATTGGCAAAACCCCCGGCTTTGGTTGGGGCTGTTGTTGTGGCCGTTATCACGAATTTTTACAGCGTTATCAAGTGTGCGTCGCTATCTATATCGGATAGGCCGTCTGAAAAGCGAGGCTTTGCCGGTGCCGGTTGTAGTGGTGGGTAATATCCATGCGGGGGGTACGGGTAAAACTCCGGTAACGGCGGCGTTGGTAAGCGGTTTGCAGGCCCAAGGTGTAAAGGTGGGCATCATTAGCCGCGGTTACGGGCGTACGGGTAAAGGGATACATGTATTAAGCCCGCAAAGCCGTGCCGCCGATGCGGGTGACGAACCCTTGATGTTGTACCGCCAAACTGGCGCACCGACGGCAGTAGGCAGTAGCCGCGTAGAAGCGGGGCGCGCTTTGTTAGCAGCGTATCCGGAAATTGAATTGGTGATTGCCGATGACGGTTTGCAGCACTATGCCTTGCGGCGTGATGTGGAAATTGCCGTTTTCCCCGCTGCCGATATCGGGCGGGCGGATTTGGATTTGTTGCCCAACGGTGCTTTGCGGGAGCCGTTTAGCCGTGTTCAACAGGCCGATGCGGTGGTAGTAAGCGGCGGGAACGGTTTGAATGGGAAAGAATATTTTCCGGCAGGTATGCCGCTGTTTGGCAGCCGTATTGAAAGCGGCAGGATCTACCGCCTGAACCGTCCTGATATTTTGTTGGAAACAGGCCGTCTGAACAATATGCGGATCGCGGCGGTAGCGGGTATCGCCAAGCCCGAGCGTTTTTTCCGCAGTTTGCAGGCAATGGGGATTGAGTTGGTTGAAGCCCGTGTGTTTCCCGACCACGCCGCATTGACTTCGGCCGATTTACCCAAGGCCGATATGGTCATCATTACCGAAAAAGATGCCGTAAAATTAGCCGATTTGCACGCGGATAATGTGTGGGTGCTGCCGGTTTGTGCGATAATCGAACCTGACTTGGCGGCGTGGCTGGTCGGCCGTTTGAATCTGAATACAAAGAAAGAAGCCTAA
- the miaA gene encoding tRNA (adenosine(37)-N6)-dimethylallyltransferase MiaA, with protein sequence MQTPKALALLGPTASGKTGLALQLAQTLPVEIISLDSALVYRNMDIGTAKPTAAERTAVPHHLIDIISPLEAYSAADFVADCVRLAAEIHARGRLPLIVGGTMMYFHALTEGLNNLPEADPAVRAALQEEKQRIGLAGLYARLQEADPITAARLQPADSQRIERALEVFRLTGKPLSTHFAEQQAYVPPLDLCTVALIPADRSLLHTQIARRFKNMLEQGFIEEVEILRRNYPTLSPDLPSMRCVGYRQAWDYLDGNTDYKDFVDKGIAATRQLAKRQLTWLRKIPLAHTLDPYSGNDWQQQTETLAKRHFGDIG encoded by the coding sequence ATGCAAACACCGAAAGCCCTCGCCCTGCTGGGCCCGACCGCCAGCGGCAAAACCGGTCTTGCCCTGCAATTGGCGCAAACCCTTCCGGTTGAAATCATCAGCCTCGATTCCGCTTTGGTATACCGCAACATGGACATCGGTACGGCCAAACCTACGGCCGCCGAACGCACCGCAGTTCCCCATCATCTTATCGATATCATTTCTCCTCTAGAAGCTTACAGTGCTGCCGATTTCGTGGCCGACTGCGTCCGTTTGGCAGCCGAAATCCATGCACGCGGCCGCCTGCCGTTAATCGTCGGCGGAACCATGATGTATTTCCACGCACTCACCGAAGGCCTCAACAATTTGCCCGAAGCAGATCCCGCTGTGCGCGCCGCCCTGCAAGAAGAGAAACAGCGTATCGGCCTTGCCGGCCTGTATGCACGGCTGCAAGAAGCCGACCCCATTACCGCCGCCCGGCTACAACCTGCCGACAGCCAGCGTATCGAACGCGCTCTTGAAGTATTCCGGCTCACGGGCAAACCTTTGAGTACCCATTTCGCCGAACAACAAGCCTATGTTCCGCCGCTTGATTTGTGTACGGTAGCGCTTATTCCCGCCGACCGTTCCCTCTTGCACACACAAATCGCCCGCCGTTTCAAAAATATGCTGGAGCAAGGTTTTATCGAAGAAGTCGAGATATTACGGCGAAACTACCCCACTCTCAGCCCCGACTTACCCTCCATGCGCTGTGTGGGCTACCGCCAAGCTTGGGACTATTTGGACGGAAATACCGATTATAAAGATTTTGTCGACAAAGGCATCGCCGCTACCCGACAATTGGCCAAGCGCCAGCTCACTTGGCTACGTAAAATTCCGCTTGCCCATACCCTTGACCCCTATTCCGGCAATGACTGGCAACAACAAACCGAAACTTTGGCAAAACGCCACTTCGGCGATATCGGTTAA
- a CDS encoding HLGFF motif protein, whose product MMHYFSIHTPNGTHLGFLIMLPDDEHAAQPQGGRFAVKLQSENPQVDSAAAQVLSALESSDTPLYWQVEKDGVTLSDGESAIGRIRNEYLSLGGQTLVLNDLTGTL is encoded by the coding sequence ATGATGCATTATTTCAGTATCCACACCCCAAACGGCACGCATTTAGGCTTTTTAATTATGCTGCCGGACGATGAACACGCCGCCCAGCCCCAAGGCGGCCGTTTTGCCGTCAAGCTTCAAAGCGAAAACCCTCAGGTCGATAGCGCCGCCGCACAGGTATTATCCGCCCTTGAATCCTCCGATACTCCTCTTTATTGGCAGGTGGAAAAAGACGGCGTTACCCTCTCGGACGGCGAATCGGCCATCGGCCGTATCCGTAACGAATACCTCAGTCTCGGCGGCCAAACGCTTGTATTGAATGACTTAACCGGAACCCTCTGA
- a CDS encoding 5-(carboxyamino)imidazole ribonucleotide synthase: protein MNPTTPILPPAMLGILGGGQLGRMFTVAAKTMGYRVTVLDPDPLAPAAAFADRHLCAPFDDSAALAELAKCAAVTTEFENVNADAMRMLARHTRVSPSGDCVAIAQNRIQEKAWIRKAGLQTAPYQAICKAEDITASSTDFLPGILKTATLGYDGKGQIRVTTLAELEAAFAAHGSVDCVLEKMVDLRAEISVVVCRLNTQEIRTFDPAENIHENGILAYSIIPARLPDSVQQQARAMACRLADELDYIGVLAVEMFVVGDNQELVVNEIAPRPHNSGHHTLDACCADQFQQQVRLMCGLPPAETRLLTPACMANILGDVWPKNGGEPNWQPLQTHSSVHLHLYGKAAARAGRKMGHFTVLAETADSALEAAQKLHQSL, encoded by the coding sequence ATGAATCCGACCACCCCCATCCTGCCTCCCGCCATGCTTGGTATACTCGGAGGAGGCCAGCTCGGCCGTATGTTTACTGTTGCCGCAAAAACCATGGGCTACCGCGTTACCGTACTGGACCCCGATCCGCTCGCTCCGGCCGCTGCCTTTGCCGACCGTCATTTGTGCGCCCCGTTTGACGATTCAGCCGCTCTGGCAGAGCTGGCCAAATGTGCCGCCGTCACCACCGAATTTGAAAATGTTAATGCGGATGCGATGCGGATGCTGGCACGGCACACGCGCGTATCACCTAGCGGCGACTGCGTGGCTATCGCGCAAAACCGTATTCAGGAAAAAGCTTGGATCAGAAAAGCAGGGTTACAAACCGCCCCCTATCAAGCCATTTGCAAAGCAGAGGATATTACCGCAAGCAGTACCGACTTTCTGCCGGGCATACTCAAAACCGCCACTCTCGGTTACGACGGTAAAGGTCAAATCCGCGTAACCACCCTGGCCGAACTCGAAGCCGCCTTTGCAGCCCACGGCAGCGTAGACTGCGTGTTAGAAAAAATGGTTGATTTGCGTGCCGAAATTTCAGTAGTAGTATGCCGTCTGAACACACAAGAAATCCGCACTTTCGATCCTGCCGAAAATATTCATGAAAACGGTATTCTCGCCTATTCCATTATTCCGGCACGTCTGCCCGACAGCGTTCAACAGCAGGCACGCGCCATGGCCTGCCGCCTTGCCGACGAATTGGACTACATAGGCGTGCTGGCGGTGGAGATGTTTGTAGTCGGCGACAATCAGGAATTAGTCGTAAACGAAATCGCCCCGCGCCCGCACAATAGCGGCCACCACACTTTAGATGCTTGTTGCGCCGATCAATTCCAACAACAAGTCCGCCTGATGTGCGGCCTTCCGCCGGCAGAAACCCGCCTGCTCACCCCTGCCTGTATGGCAAATATCTTGGGCGACGTATGGCCGAAAAATGGCGGTGAACCAAACTGGCAGCCGCTGCAAACCCACAGTAGTGTCCACCTGCACCTATACGGTAAAGCCGCCGCCCGCGCCGGAAGGAAAATGGGGCATTTCACCGTATTGGCCGAAACTGCGGATAGTGCATTGGAAGCTGCCCAAAAGTTACACCAATCGCTATAA
- the adk gene encoding adenylate kinase — MKALLLGAPGAGKGTQAQFITAAFNIPQISTGDMLRAAIKAGTPLGLEAKKIIDEGGLVRDDIIIGMVKERIAQEDCKNGFLFDGFPRTLAQAEAMVEAGVDLDAVVEIDVPDEVIVNRMSGRRVHLPSGRTYHIAHNPPKVEGKDDVTGEDLIQRDDDKEEVVKKRLDVYHEQTEVLVDFYSKLEGEHAPKYIKVDGTQPVEAVKAEVLAALGK, encoded by the coding sequence ATGAAAGCATTGCTTCTCGGTGCCCCCGGCGCAGGTAAAGGAACCCAGGCCCAGTTTATTACCGCCGCCTTTAATATTCCGCAAATTTCTACCGGCGATATGTTGCGCGCCGCCATTAAAGCCGGTACGCCGCTGGGTTTGGAAGCCAAGAAAATTATTGATGAAGGCGGTTTGGTGCGCGACGACATCATCATCGGTATGGTGAAAGAGCGTATTGCCCAAGAAGATTGCAAAAACGGTTTTCTGTTTGACGGTTTTCCGCGCACTTTGGCGCAAGCCGAAGCGATGGTTGAGGCGGGCGTGGATTTAGATGCCGTGGTGGAAATCGACGTGCCTGACGAAGTTATCGTGAACCGTATGAGCGGGCGTCGGGTACATCTGCCTTCTGGCCGTACTTACCATATCGCCCACAATCCGCCTAAGGTTGAAGGCAAAGACGATGTTACCGGCGAAGATCTGATTCAGCGCGATGATGACAAAGAAGAAGTGGTGAAAAAACGCTTGGATGTTTACCACGAGCAAACAGAAGTGCTGGTAGATTTTTACAGCAAACTCGAGGGCGAGCATGCGCCAAAATACATCAAGGTAGACGGTACCCAACCTGTTGAAGCCGTAAAGGCAGAAGTCTTGGCTGCTTTGGGTAAATAA
- the mtnN gene encoding 5'-methylthioadenosine/S-adenosylhomocysteine nucleosidase codes for MSQVGTVAVIGAMSQEIELLKNSLENMQTESLGNFTVYRGRLDGKNVVLSLSGIGKVNAAVATALVVSRYGADCVINTGSAGGLGRGLKVGDVVIGSEVAHHDVDVTAFGYAYGQVPQLPAAYQSDEWLVAAADRAAAAFSGAKVYRGLIVSGDQFIHSSEAVAQIRSRFEGVLAVEMEAAAIAQACMQLAVPFVVVRAVSDSADEAADVSFEEFLKTASVHSAQMVRSLLGEL; via the coding sequence ATGAGTCAGGTGGGGACTGTTGCGGTTATCGGTGCGATGTCGCAGGAAATCGAGCTTTTGAAAAACAGTTTGGAAAACATGCAAACCGAAAGCTTGGGCAATTTCACCGTATACCGGGGGCGTTTGGACGGTAAAAATGTGGTTTTGTCACTCAGCGGTATCGGCAAAGTGAATGCGGCCGTAGCCACTGCTTTGGTTGTCAGCCGTTACGGTGCCGACTGTGTGATTAATACCGGCAGTGCGGGTGGTTTGGGCCGTGGTTTGAAAGTGGGTGATGTGGTGATCGGTAGCGAAGTGGCACATCATGATGTGGATGTCACCGCTTTCGGTTATGCCTACGGACAAGTGCCGCAACTGCCTGCGGCTTATCAAAGTGATGAATGGTTGGTGGCGGCGGCTGATCGTGCCGCAGCGGCATTTTCGGGTGCAAAAGTGTATCGTGGCCTGATTGTGAGCGGAGACCAGTTTATTCACAGCTCTGAAGCGGTGGCGCAAATCCGTAGCCGCTTTGAGGGCGTACTGGCGGTGGAAATGGAAGCGGCGGCGATTGCGCAGGCTTGTATGCAATTGGCGGTGCCGTTTGTGGTTGTGCGTGCGGTATCGGATTCGGCCGATGAGGCGGCGGACGTGAGTTTCGAAGAATTTTTAAAAACGGCTTCGGTACATTCCGCCCAAATGGTACGCAGCCTGCTGGGCGAGTTATAA
- the kdsB gene encoding 3-deoxy-manno-octulosonate cytidylyltransferase, with amino-acid sequence MNNFVVLIPARMSSSRLPRKALADICGKPMVVRAAEQAQKSLAARVVVATDHAEIAEACQTYGIGVVMTADTHESGTTRLAEAVQKLELPTDTIVVNVQGDEPLIDPELVNRTAAALAGSSAPMATAAHEIHDFDEFMNPNVVKVVLDKNRRAIYFSRAPVAYPRDSMRAGERSLPQEAAPLRHIGIYAYRAGFLQDYAAMSVSPLENIESLEQLRVLWHGYPIAVEIAAEAPAAGVDTQEDLDRVREVFRHLQK; translated from the coding sequence ATGAATAATTTTGTCGTCTTGATTCCCGCGCGTATGTCGTCTTCGCGGTTGCCGCGAAAAGCATTGGCCGATATTTGCGGCAAACCCATGGTAGTGCGTGCTGCAGAGCAGGCGCAAAAAAGCCTTGCCGCGCGTGTGGTGGTGGCGACGGATCATGCGGAAATTGCCGAAGCTTGCCAAACGTACGGCATTGGGGTTGTGATGACGGCGGATACCCACGAGAGCGGTACAACGCGCTTGGCGGAGGCCGTGCAAAAGCTGGAATTGCCTACGGATACCATAGTCGTTAACGTTCAGGGCGATGAACCGCTGATTGATCCGGAATTGGTGAACCGTACGGCGGCCGCCTTGGCGGGCAGTAGCGCACCGATGGCAACGGCGGCACATGAAATCCACGATTTCGATGAATTTATGAATCCCAATGTAGTCAAAGTGGTATTGGATAAAAACCGCCGTGCGATTTATTTCAGCCGTGCGCCGGTCGCCTATCCGCGCGACAGCATGCGTGCGGGTGAGCGCAGTCTGCCGCAAGAGGCCGCACCTTTGCGCCATATCGGTATTTATGCCTACCGCGCCGGCTTTTTACAGGATTATGCGGCCATGAGCGTATCGCCTTTGGAAAATATCGAATCGTTGGAACAGCTGCGTGTTTTGTGGCACGGTTACCCGATTGCCGTAGAAATCGCCGCCGAAGCTCCGGCGGCAGGTGTGGATACCCAAGAAGATTTGGACCGTGTGCGCGAGGTATTCCGACATCTTCAAAAATAA
- the xseA gene encoding exodeoxyribonuclease VII large subunit, producing the protein MSELFTPAAVSVSELNALAKNLLEQNLFGLWVAGEVSNLTRAASGHYYFSLKDSRAQVRCAMFKGVAAKLGGALKEGDHIEVSGRISIYEARGEFQITVNEVRLKGLGQLYEAYEKLKAKLQAEGVFSAERKRAIPTHPSVIGIVTSLAAAALRDVATTLKRRAPEIPVIIYPTAVQGAGSELQIAQAIQTASERAETDVLIVCRGGGSIEDLWAFNEEAVVRAIETCSIPVVSGIGHETDFTLADFVADVRAPTPTGAAELVSPNRAEQQRKLQQTAAQLQSILQQRYYDACQRLDWAARQVRHPRQKLTEQKNHVAALRQNLHFAMQNHHRYGSQQLLRQQQILAHLRPDTARAALHIQTLQSNLRQNWQNLFDRNHRRLEKQTALLDAVSPQHILERGFSVVRNSRGQVIRSTQQLKQGQKLHIVFADGETDVRVTSEQAQPDLFDYS; encoded by the coding sequence ATGTCCGAACTTTTTACCCCTGCTGCCGTATCCGTCTCCGAACTGAACGCACTCGCTAAAAACCTGCTCGAACAAAACCTGTTCGGGCTGTGGGTTGCGGGTGAAGTCTCCAACCTTACCCGCGCCGCCAGCGGGCATTACTACTTTTCCCTGAAAGATAGCCGTGCCCAAGTTCGCTGTGCCATGTTTAAAGGTGTTGCCGCCAAACTCGGCGGTGCATTGAAAGAAGGCGACCATATCGAGGTATCGGGCCGCATCAGCATTTACGAAGCCCGCGGCGAATTTCAAATCACCGTAAACGAAGTACGCCTGAAAGGGTTGGGGCAACTCTACGAGGCCTACGAAAAGCTCAAAGCAAAATTACAGGCAGAAGGAGTATTCTCAGCGGAGCGCAAACGCGCCATTCCTACTCATCCCAGTGTCATCGGTATCGTCACCAGTTTAGCGGCGGCAGCCTTGCGCGACGTTGCCACCACGCTGAAGCGCCGTGCGCCCGAGATACCCGTTATCATTTATCCGACCGCCGTGCAAGGAGCAGGCAGCGAACTGCAAATCGCCCAAGCGATTCAAACAGCATCCGAACGCGCCGAAACCGATGTACTGATTGTTTGCCGCGGCGGCGGCAGTATCGAGGACTTATGGGCTTTTAACGAAGAAGCCGTTGTGCGCGCCATCGAAACCTGCTCCATCCCCGTTGTCAGCGGCATCGGCCACGAAACCGATTTCACTTTGGCCGACTTCGTTGCCGACGTCCGCGCGCCCACCCCGACCGGTGCCGCCGAGTTAGTCAGTCCCAACCGCGCCGAACAACAACGCAAATTGCAACAAACCGCCGCGCAACTGCAAAGCATTTTGCAGCAACGCTATTACGATGCCTGCCAACGGCTGGATTGGGCCGCCCGCCAAGTACGCCATCCGCGCCAAAAACTAACCGAACAGAAAAACCACGTTGCCGCACTCCGGCAAAACCTGCATTTCGCCATGCAAAACCACCACCGCTACGGTAGCCAGCAATTGTTGCGGCAACAGCAAATCCTTGCCCACCTTCGCCCCGACACCGCCCGTGCAGCCCTCCACATTCAAACGCTGCAAAGTAACTTGCGGCAAAACTGGCAAAACCTGTTCGACCGCAACCACCGCCGCTTAGAAAAACAAACCGCCCTGCTTGACGCCGTTTCGCCGCAACATATCCTCGAACGCGGCTTCAGTGTCGTACGCAACAGCCGCGGGCAAGTTATACGCAGCACCCAACAGCTCAAGCAAGGCCAAAAACTGCATATCGTATTTGCCGATGGCGAAACCGACGTACGCGTAACCAGCGAACAGGCCCAACCCGATTTATTCGATTATTCGTAA
- a CDS encoding GNAT family N-acetyltransferase: MSLITVLRPASVHDCEHIYNAHLYSVQYTCARSYDDRILSAWSALLSPESYLDTLADEYKKLWVVEYKNHIQGFFQLDLREAELDALYVHPFVHNHGLGTALLQRAEELAAEAGLSMLKLYASLNSIGFYKLNGYESLGAAMLPLNREVTVECELMRKYL; the protein is encoded by the coding sequence ATGAGTCTGATTACCGTTCTACGCCCTGCCTCCGTGCACGATTGCGAACATATCTACAACGCGCATCTGTATTCCGTACAATACACCTGCGCCCGCAGCTATGACGACCGTATTCTATCGGCATGGAGCGCGCTGCTCAGCCCCGAAAGCTACCTCGATACACTGGCAGACGAATATAAAAAACTGTGGGTAGTCGAATATAAAAACCACATTCAAGGCTTTTTCCAGCTTGATTTGCGGGAGGCTGAATTAGATGCGCTGTATGTACACCCGTTTGTACATAACCACGGCTTGGGTACGGCCTTACTGCAAAGGGCGGAAGAGCTTGCCGCCGAAGCCGGTTTAAGCATGCTGAAGCTTTACGCCTCACTAAATTCCATCGGCTTTTACAAACTCAACGGCTACGAATCTTTAGGAGCCGCCATGTTACCGCTCAACCGCGAAGTAACCGTGGAATGCGAATTGATGCGTAAATATCTTTAA
- a CDS encoding MFS transporter — protein sequence MSLKNNLGFAGSRRFAPLFGTQFLGAFNDNLFKTALFVMISFYGLGHNDFLPPSQMLNLGALLFILPYFLFSAVSGQLSTKYDKAKLARIIKILEIAVMSLAAFGFYIQSAPLLLLCLFLMGAQSTLFGPLKYAILPDYLERKELLMGNSLIESGTFLAILFGQILGTVIAGFNPNITGTLVILLAVFGTLSSFFMPTVAAKDPAAAIDPNIIRGTRSLIKQTMAQPPLFTAIIGISWFWFIGAVYTTQLPTFTQIHLGGNDNVFNLMLALFSIGIATGSVLCAKLSHQQLHLGLVVFGAVGLTAAGTLLVWLTHTQHFTELRGLLWFLAQANAWPVMLTMIAIGFFGGFFSVPLYTWLQTASSDTFRAHAVAANNIVNGMFMVVAALLSAVLLWAFDSITLLYLIVALGNLPLLALLFKREPLFWKDIKTFGRKKQRDSHSE from the coding sequence ATGAGTCTGAAAAATAACCTGGGGTTCGCCGGAAGCCGCCGTTTTGCTCCGCTTTTCGGCACCCAATTTCTCGGCGCCTTCAACGACAATCTGTTCAAGACCGCCCTGTTTGTCATGATCAGTTTCTACGGCTTGGGGCACAATGATTTTTTGCCGCCTAGCCAGATGCTCAATCTCGGCGCCTTGTTGTTTATCCTGCCCTACTTTCTCTTTTCCGCCGTTTCCGGCCAACTCAGCACCAAATATGACAAAGCCAAATTGGCACGGATTATTAAAATTCTGGAAATAGCGGTCATGTCTTTGGCGGCATTCGGTTTTTACATACAGTCCGCCCCATTGCTGCTGTTGTGTTTGTTTCTGATGGGTGCCCAATCCACTCTTTTCGGCCCGTTGAAATATGCCATCCTGCCCGATTATTTGGAGCGTAAAGAATTGCTGATGGGCAACAGCCTGATAGAGTCGGGAACATTTTTAGCCATTTTATTCGGTCAGATTCTCGGTACGGTCATTGCCGGCTTTAATCCCAATATTACCGGTACCTTGGTCATTCTCTTGGCCGTATTCGGTACGCTCAGCAGCTTTTTCATGCCTACGGTCGCCGCTAAAGACCCCGCTGCCGCCATCGACCCGAATATTATCCGCGGCACCCGCTCCTTAATTAAGCAAACCATGGCTCAGCCGCCTTTATTTACCGCTATTATCGGTATTTCATGGTTTTGGTTTATCGGTGCGGTTTACACTACCCAGCTGCCGACGTTCACCCAAATCCATTTAGGCGGCAACGATAATGTATTCAACCTGATGTTGGCACTGTTTTCTATCGGTATCGCCACAGGCTCGGTATTGTGCGCCAAACTCAGCCATCAGCAGCTGCATTTGGGTTTGGTCGTTTTCGGTGCGGTCGGACTCACTGCCGCCGGCACGCTGTTGGTTTGGCTCACGCACACCCAACACTTTACCGAGTTGCGCGGCCTATTGTGGTTTTTGGCACAAGCCAATGCCTGGCCGGTTATGCTGACCATGATTGCGATCGGATTTTTCGGCGGTTTTTTCTCCGTACCGCTTTATACTTGGCTGCAAACCGCCAGCAGCGATACTTTCCGCGCCCATGCCGTTGCTGCCAACAATATCGTGAACGGTATGTTTATGGTGGTAGCTGCCCTGCTCAGCGCCGTACTTTTATGGGCTTTCGACAGTATTACCCTGCTGTATCTGATTGTGGCACTCGGCAATTTGCCTCTATTGGCCCTACTCTTCAAACGGGAGCCTTTATTCTGGAAAGATATCAAAACCTTCGGCCGGAAAAAGCAGCGCGACAGCCATTCGGAATAA
- a CDS encoding PilT/PilU family type 4a pilus ATPase translates to MTDNTSSLPAKEALYTWLRHLNRHKGSDLFITTNFPPAIKLDGKITPIEETPLSAERCMEVAFSVMNTKQIEEFTNTNECNFAISLPDTSRFRVNAMVQRGATALVFRAITSAIPKFESLNLPPVLKQIALTKRGLVIFVGGTGSGKSTSLASMIDYRNENSHDHIITIEDPIEFVHTHKKSIITQREVGVDTENWQAALKNTLRQAPDVILIGEIRDRETMDYAIAFAETGHLCMATLHANSTNQALDRIINFFPEERRTQLLTDLSLNLRAFVSQRLVPRESGKGRVAAVEVLLNSPLIADLILKGEVHGIKDLMKKSTDHGMQTFDQALYELYESGQISFQEALKNADSAHDLRLDIQLRSRRAQTAGPDLELI, encoded by the coding sequence ATGACGGATAACACTTCTTCACTACCCGCTAAAGAAGCACTTTACACTTGGCTTCGCCATCTCAACCGCCACAAAGGCTCCGACCTTTTCATCACAACCAACTTCCCGCCCGCAATAAAGCTGGACGGTAAAATCACACCGATTGAAGAGACTCCCCTTTCTGCCGAGCGCTGCATGGAAGTAGCCTTTTCAGTGATGAATACCAAACAAATAGAAGAATTTACCAACACCAATGAGTGCAACTTCGCCATCAGCCTGCCCGACACCAGCCGTTTCCGTGTCAACGCCATGGTTCAGCGCGGCGCAACGGCTTTGGTGTTTCGCGCCATTACCAGCGCCATTCCAAAATTCGAAAGTCTCAACCTTCCGCCGGTATTGAAACAAATCGCCCTAACCAAACGCGGTTTGGTTATTTTTGTGGGCGGCACGGGTTCGGGTAAATCCACCTCACTGGCGTCGATGATTGACTACCGCAACGAAAACAGCCACGACCATATTATTACCATTGAAGATCCTATTGAATTCGTACACACCCATAAAAAGAGCATCATCACCCAACGCGAAGTAGGCGTTGATACCGAAAACTGGCAAGCGGCATTAAAAAACACCCTCCGCCAAGCACCCGATGTGATTCTGATCGGTGAGATACGCGACCGGGAAACCATGGACTACGCGATCGCTTTTGCCGAAACCGGCCACCTCTGTATGGCTACCTTACACGCCAACAGCACCAACCAAGCGCTCGACCGAATCATCAACTTCTTCCCCGAAGAACGCCGCACCCAGCTGCTGACCGACTTATCGCTCAACCTGCGTGCTTTCGTTTCACAGCGTCTGGTACCGCGCGAATCAGGCAAAGGCCGCGTTGCAGCAGTAGAGGTGCTGCTTAACTCGCCATTGATCGCCGACTTGATTTTAAAAGGCGAAGTCCACGGTATTAAAGACTTGATGAAAAAATCAACCGACCACGGCATGCAAACTTTCGACCAAGCTTTATATGAGTTGTACGAAAGCGGCCAGATCAGCTTCCAAGAGGCCCTGAAAAATGCCGACTCTGCCCACGACTTACGCCTCGACATCCAATTACGCAGCCGCCGTGCGCAAACCGCCGGTCCGGATTTGGAATTGATTTAA
- the ccoS gene encoding cbb3-type cytochrome oxidase assembly protein CcoS, producing the protein MESVYILIPISIILAFMIAYFFWWSGKNGQFDDLEGPAHRILMDDDSTDGLTSSRQESENESEK; encoded by the coding sequence ATGGAAAGCGTATACATCCTCATCCCGATCAGCATCATTTTGGCATTTATGATTGCCTATTTCTTTTGGTGGTCGGGCAAAAACGGGCAATTTGATGATTTAGAAGGCCCAGCCCACCGCATTCTGATGGACGACGATTCTACAGACGGCCTAACCTCCTCGCGCCAAGAAAGTGAAAATGAGTCTGAAAAATAA
- a CDS encoding Trm112 family protein yields MEKKFLDILVCPVCKGALEYKQEKQELWCRQSKLAYPIKDGIPFMLENEARQLSDEELHQ; encoded by the coding sequence ATGGAAAAAAAATTTTTAGATATTCTGGTATGTCCCGTATGTAAAGGCGCATTGGAATACAAACAGGAAAAACAGGAATTATGGTGCCGCCAGAGTAAACTGGCTTATCCGATTAAAGACGGCATTCCGTTTATGCTGGAAAACGAAGCCCGCCAACTCAGCGATGAAGAGCTGCACCAATGA